Within the Magnetospirillum sp. ME-1 genome, the region CCCGGGCGAAAGCACCCGGTCTCCATAGGCCGGGGCAAACCGTCGGCAATCATAGCCGAAGGGGAAAAATACGTCATCTTCTATGGTTCGGAAACGGGGCCGATCGCGCCGAATTCGGCGCCGAAACCGGATCAGCGGCCCGCAGGCCCAGAACGGCCGGACGTCTGCGACTTCGGCGAGCGGGCGGTGTCGAACTGCGGCAAGGGCAACACCCCTGCCTCGATTTCCTTCACCTGGGCCACGATGCCTTGGGCTTTCTTGACCGCGTCCTTGACCTCGCTGTCGAGCATGTCGATGCCGCCGCGGACATTGATCAGGAATTGGGCATAGCTCATGCGAGCCTGCATGGCGCGACCGATATTGAAAGACAGTCCGGCACGCCCGGACAAAATGTCCTCGCCGGACTTGATCAGCCGGGAAAGGTGGGCGCGCAGAAGCGATTCCGCGCTGGCATCCACCGATTTGCGGATAATGCGCAGACGCTCGATATCCGCCGCGGAGCAGCCGTGCTGCTCGATGCGCATCTGCGCCAGCGCCATGAGGTTGATAAGGCGCTCTTCGGCATCGGCCACCGCCGTGGTCAGAGCCCCCTGCGCCTCGGCGCCGGTGGTGGTCACCAACCGCGCCAGAAGCTGCTCGATCAGGCGGGCGGTGACGAAGGCCTTGTCGATCACCGCGCGGGTCTGGCGGTCGCCCCCTTCGTCCTCCTCGGCCTCATCCGCCCTGGGACGCGCTGGCGCCGCGAAAGAGCCCCTCTGCGGCGCGGCCGCCGCCATTCCGGGCACCGGCGGCAAGGAACGCTCTCCCTGCAATTCCTGCCGGATGGCCCGCCGTTCCGATTTCTCGACCGCCTGATTTAGCTGCTCGGCGATGCGGTCCTCGGCCCGGCGGAACGGTCCCTGGTGACCCTTGGATGACCGGCGACGACGACAGCCGCCGCGATAGGTGGCGGTGGAAATGAAAGGCCGCTTGCCGTCCATGGCGGATAAAAGCTTCGCCTG harbors:
- a CDS encoding chemotaxis protein CheY; this encodes MKPFAACKGLVVIADGGLRRVLRELLLGVKMHDVEYLSDVGGVAHALRANPSIDLIISQNDVPGGGSIAIARFVRWEMSAPANTLPIISLGRDWTPELLQETREAGICEVIAMPTSLMAVQAKLLSAMDGKRPFISTATYRGGCRRRRSSKGHQGPFRRAEDRIAEQLNQAVEKSERRAIRQELQGERSLPPVPGMAAAAPQRGSFAAPARPRADEAEEDEGGDRQTRAVIDKAFVTARLIEQLLARLVTTTGAEAQGALTTAVADAEERLINLMALAQMRIEQHGCSAADIERLRIIRKSVDASAESLLRAHLSRLIKSGEDILSGRAGLSFNIGRAMQARMSYAQFLINVRGGIDMLDSEVKDAVKKAQGIVAQVKEIEAGVLPLPQFDTARSPKSQTSGRSGPAGR